From Entelurus aequoreus isolate RoL-2023_Sb linkage group LG22, RoL_Eaeq_v1.1, whole genome shotgun sequence, one genomic window encodes:
- the gprin3b gene encoding G protein-regulated inducer of neurite outgrowth 3: MGSNPKQTVTVQMVPQVGPVLDTLAHKEANANWVKEPNLKLSQVSNTPEHNQDQIPIPGPKATSVQPDGTLKTTADLSNQSLSDAGGQQRDANANISNLLSLTDEKVICKSHVAAKTSPEDKLVVKTAPRNISAKLGESRHLTPDKGSTSESPKETNHKRRRSVCLQDSLQLNTNSPLTNSQDVSVDHHQPESLQKDALQHVDRAVQQVEPLRKLYKEASTMTSSLSSTPVKQSRDVEVQVVASTCSKAVSTSPGLLAFRLNAGAPEEVQSLAVIYQADGNLGFHQTGLPQRLPASADPRSERLTVEAEMCPARNEAKLGVKPKDTAASQLKPVYQINIEHSNQKESETKNRTSRPSPKTAVPSKTGLVHKAITTQTSTPANMPSKCVETKCPQEKPKGKNSAKEPDSGKQKTEAVRSDEEDEDQKQKGKCVHDVVWDEQGMTWEVYGASVDPESLGFAIQSHLQCKIKEQERKLIAQTSFRKSITGLDSPLAGKKNKRRQHNLFRSMLRNVRRPNCCVRPPPSSVLD; the protein is encoded by the coding sequence ATGGGGTCCAACCCAAAACAGACAGTGACCGTCCAGATGGTGCCTCAGGTGGGGCCTGTGTTGGACACGCTTGCTCATAAGGAAGCCAATGCCAACTGGGTAAAGGAACCCAACTTGAAACTCTCCCAGGTTTCCAATACACCGGAACACAATCAGGATCAGATACCCATCCCGGGACCTAAAGCAACGTCCGTCCAACCGGATGGAACTCTTAAGACGACGGCAGACTTGTCGAATCAAAGTTTGTCTGATGCAGGAGGCCAGCAGAGGGATGCTAACGCTAATATTAGCAACCTCTTAAGCCTGACTGATGAAAAGGTCATCTGTAAAAGCCACGTTGCCGCAAAGACGTCGCCTGAGGACAAGCTGGTGGTCAAAACTGCACCGCGGAATATCTCGGCAAAACTTGGCGAGTCAAGACACCTTACGCCGGATAAAGGAAGCACGTCAGAGAGTCCAAAGGAAACCAATCATAAACGGAGGCGCTCTGTTTGTCTTCAAGATTCGCTCCAGCTCAACACAAACTCGCCTTTGACTAATAGCCAAGACGTATCCGTAGACCATCACCAGCCAGAATCCTTGCAGAAGGATGCCTTGCAGCATGTCGACAGGGCTGTCCAGCAGGTCGAACCCCTCAGGAAGCTCTACAAGGAGGCCTCGACGATGACCTCCTCGCTGTCATCCACTCCGGTCAAGCAAAGCAGAGACGTAGAAGTCCAGGTGGTCGCCAGCACCTGCAGCAAAGCCGTTTCCACCAGCCCAGGCCTGCTGGCCTTCAGGCTGAACGCTGGCGCCCCGGAGGAGGTGCAGAGCCTCGCCGTCATCTACCAGGCTGATGGGAATTTGGGATTCCATCAGACGGGGTTACCGCAGAGACTCCCAGCTTCTGCAGACCCGCGTTCGGAGAGGCTGACCGTCGAGGCGGAAATGTGCCCCGCCAGAAATGAGGCCAAGCTCGGGGTAAAGCCCAAAGATACCGCAGCATCCCAACTCAAGCCTGtttatcaaatcaacattgaGCATAGCAACCAGAAGGAGAGCGAGACTAAAAACCGCACTTCAAGACCATCTCCAAAGACGGCGGTTCCTAGCAAGACGGGACTCGTCCACAAGGCCATCACGACCCAGACATCTACACCGGCAAATATGCCGTCCAAGTGCGTAGAAACAAAATGTCCTCAAGAAAAGCCAAAAGGTAAAAACTCAGCGAAGGAGCCAGACTCCGGCAAGCAAAAGACTGAAGCCGTGAGAAGTGACGAAGAGGATGAGGACCAGAAGCAGAAGGGAAAGTGCGTCCACGACGTCGTCTGGGACGAGCAGGGCATGACGTGGGAGGTCTACGGCGCCTCCGTGGATCCGGAGTCCCTGGGTTTCGCCATCCAGAGCCACCTGCAGTGCAAAATCAAGGAGCAGGAGCGGAAATTGATCGCTCAGACCTCCTTCCGCAAGTCCATCACCGGCCTGGACTCGCCGCTCGCCGGCAAAAAGAACAAGCGGCGGCAGCACAACCTGTTCAGGTCCATGCTGCGGAACGTGCGACGGCCCAACTGCTGCGTGCGCCCCCCTCCTTCCTCTGTCCTTGACTAG